The genome window CGATTTCCAAGGAAGAATGGAACGCGATTTCCGATCCAAAAAGTCCTTTTTTAGAATACGATTTTTTACGATCCCTCGAAGTTTCCGGCTGCATCGGATCAACCACGGCCTGGGTACCGAAATACTGCGTCCTTTGGAAAGAAGGGCGATTTTCCGCGGCGATCCCATTCTTCCTCAAATACGATTCCTACGGAGAATACATCTTCGATTTTCAGTGGGCGCAATTCTTCGCACAATCCGGACTCAAGTATTATCCGAAAGGTCTGGTAGCGGTTCCGTTCACACCCGCGACCGGAAAAAGAATTCTTCATGAAGAAGGTCTCGGCTTAAAGGAAGTCTGCGCGCATCTGATCCCCGCCTTACTTCGATTCGGAGAAGAAGAAGGACTTTCCGGAATCAATTTTTTATTTCTGGAAAAGGAAGAATCCGAAGCGCTCGCCGAATACGGGTTTGCAACAAGACTTTCTCACCAGTATCATTGGATCAACGGGGATTACTCGAGTTTCGAGGATTATCTCACGGCGATGAAATCTAAAAAGAGAATGCAGATCAAACGGGAAAGAGAGATCGTAAAAAGTTACGGACTCGAAATTCGAGTACTGGAAGGAAACCAAATCCAAAGATCGGACATCGACGCGATCTGGAGTTTTTATTCCGACACTCATTCGCGGAAATGGGGTTCGGCTTATTTAAACCGAAAATTTTTCGATTCCGCATTCGAAACGTTTTTGGATCGGATCGTTCTGGTTTTAGCTTTCAAAGAAGGGAAGGCAGTAGCGGGAACATTCAATCTTCGTAAAGGAGATTTTCTCTACGGCAGATATTGGGGCTGCACCGAATATTATTCCCATCTTCATTTCGAATGTTGTTTTTATCGATTGATAGACTATGCGATCCGGGAAAAGATCCGGGTCTTCGAAGCGGGAGCTCAGGGAGAACATAAATTTCTGCGCGGATTTCCGGCGGTTCCGACCTATAGTTCGCATCGGATTTTTCATCCTCGGGCCCGAAATGCGATTGAACGTTTCTTAAAAGAAGAAACACTGCACATGCAGGAAATGATCCACGAAACCAACGAACATTCTCCCTTAAAAGAAGTTCAAACGAATGTGTCTCTTTTGAACGACGCATCGGCCGATCCGTCCGAACGCGCATCCGTTCGGGAGAATTTCGAACCATGAGCGATATATTTCGATTCGACACAGAGGAACAAACCCTCACCAAAGAAAAGGTCAAACTAAAAAAACCTTCCAAATACAGAGTCATCATACTCAACGACGATTTTACTCCTATGGAGTTCGTCGTATGGATCCTGCAAGTGGTCTTTCACAGAAGCCGGGCGGAAAGTCAGCAGATCATGCTGAAAGCTCATATCACGGGAAAAGCGTTATGCGGCGTTTACTCGCACGACGTGGCAAGAACCAAAGTCATACAAGTTCAACAAATCGCGGAACAACACGGATATCCGCTCCACTGTACGATGGAAGTGGAGGAAGGAGAGGAGGAATCATGATTCTCACGGAAGAAATGGAACGCACTTTAAAAAAGGCTTGGGAAGAAGCCAAAAAAAGAAGAAATGAATTTATTACGCTCGAACATATCCTTCTCGCATTGACGTTCGATTCGGTCGGCAAGGAAGTTTTGGAAGCCTGTGGAGCCGACCTCGAGCGTCTTCGAAAGGATTTGATCGGTTATCTGGAAAGCGAACTGGAAGCCTTCCCCGAATCTTCCGGCGACGTGGACCCGATTTATACGATCGGTGTGCAACACGTTTTACAGCTCGCCGAGTTTCACGTTCAATCCACAAGAAACAAAAAGATGGATGCGGGCGACGTTCTCGCCGCCTTGTTCCGCGAAGATCAATCCAACGCTGTATATTTTTTAGGAACCCAGGATATTACCCGACTCGACATCGTACGTTATATCTCTCACGGAATACGGAAGGATTCCAAAAACAGGGAAAAGGAAATGATCGGCGAGGACGGTGAAAAGATCTCCGATCCGCTCCAAGCGTTCTGTGTGGATCTGACCGCAAAAGCACGGGAAGGAAAACTCGATCCTATGGTGGGACGAGAAGACGAACTCGATCGTACCATTCACATTCTATGCAGAAGAAGAAAAAACAATCCGATCTTTGTGGGCGAGGCCGGGGTCGGAAAAACTTCCATTGTGGAAGGACTTGCACAAAGAGTAGTGGACGGAAAGGTTCCGGAACCGTTGAAGAACTTGAAAGTATATTCGCTCGATATGGGACTTCTTCTTGCGGGAACCAAGTTTCGGGGAGAATTCGAGGAACGTCTGAAAAACGTCGTCACGCAGATTACGGCTCAGGAAGATCATGTTCTCTTCATCGACGAGATTCATACGATTATCGGAGCGGGCGCCGTTTCGGGCGGTTCGCTGGACGCGTCCAACCTGCTCAAACCGGCTCTTTCCAGCGGAGAACTCCGTTGCATCGGAACGACTACCTATAAAGAGTTCAAAACTATATTCGAAAAAGATCATGCGCTTTCCAGAAGATTCCAAAAGGTAGAAGTCGGCGAACCGTCCATTTCGGAGACGGTGGAAATTCTCAAAGGGCTTTTAGAAAAATACGAAAGTTTTCATAAGGTAAAGTATTCCGCTTCCGCGGTGGAACAAGCGGCCGAGTTATCGGCCCGTTACATTCTGGATCGTAAACTTCCCGATAAGGCAATCGATCTTTTGGACGAAGCGGGTGCGCGCGTTCGACTCCGAGAAGGCGGTAAGAAAACGGTAACGGTCCGCGAAATCGAGGATCTCGTTTCTAAAATCGCAAAGGTTCCTTCGGTTACCGTCAAAGCGGACGACCGCGAGAAACTCAAAAACCTCGACGAAGAATTAAAGGCGAAAATTTACGGGCAAGACGCAGCGATCGATCAATTGGTTCAATCGATTCGATTGTCTCGAAGCGGACTTGCGGAACCGGGAAAACCTGTCGGTTCATTTCTGTTCGCGGGACCAACGGGCGTCGGTAAAACGGAGCTGACTCGAAAGCTTGCGGAGATCCTCGGCGTGGAACTCGTTCGTTTTGATATGAGCGAGTATATGGAAAAACACACCGTATCGCGTTTGATCGGTTCTCCTCCGGGTTACGTCGGTTTCGAACAAGGAGGACAATTGACCGATGCGATTTATAGAAATCCGCATTGTGTGCTTCTTCTCGACGAGATCGAAAAGGCGCACGAGGATATCTACAACATTCTTCTGCAGATCATGGATCACGCGACTCTCACGGATAACAACGGAAGAAAATCAGATTTCCGTCAGGTGATTCTTGTGATGACGACGAACACGGGCGCGCGGGAACGTTCCACGAATCCGGTCGGTTTTGGAAACGACGTTTTGGAAGATAGAAGTATGAAGGCGATCGAGAAACAATTTTCTCCCGAGTTCAGAAACCGTCTGACCGCGGTCATAGAATTCTCCGCTTTGAATCAGGAAAATGTAACCAAAGTAGTTGCAAAACAGCTTGCCCTTTTGCAGGAACGTCTGAATTCTAAACAAATCGAATTGGAGTTTCAGGAAGACGTACTCGTCTACATCGCCGACCAAGCTTATACTCCGGAGTTTGGCGCAAGACCCGTTCAGAGATGGCTCGATACGCATATCTCCAAACGGATTTCCGAAGAGATTCTTTTCGGAGCGCTCAAGTCGGGCGGAAAGGCGAAACTGATCGCCGGTAAGGATGGAATTGAAATGGAATTCTCCACCGGTAAAAAATCCTAAACAACAACCGATCGAATTAGGGTCCGATGAAACAAATAACTATCCGTATCGTTCTGATACTTTTCCTCTTTTCCTGCAAAGAGGTTCCTCTTACCATCGAAGGAAAAAGTATTTCCACGGATTTACTCGTAACTCCTTCGCATCAAAAAAAACACACCGACTATTTCAGCGAAAGTAAGAATCTTATGATCGCGACCGATTCTCCCGAAGCGACCCAAGCGGGGATCGAAGTGGGCAAGTTAGGCGGAAACGTCGTGGATGTGGTCGTCGCAACTTCTTTTGCGATTTCCGTGACGAGACCGCACTCGACCGGACTCGGAGGGGGAGGTTTTCTGGTTCTTTACTTAAAGGAATTCAGGGAGCCGATCGCGTTCGATTTTCGAGAAAGAGCTCCTAACGCGGCTTCCAGGAATATGTATAAAAGAAAACCGAAAGAGGATTCCCTACTCGGGTTTCGTGCCGTTGGTGTTCCGGGTAACGTGGCCGGTTTGGTTCGTATTCATAAACGGTTTGGAAAACTTCCCCTGAAAACGGTGGTTGCACCGGCGATTCGTCTTGCACAAGAAGGGTTTCGCGTGTATCCCGATCTGAATTCCGCGATTCAAAAGTCCTCGAAAGATATGGACGAAGAAATGAAAGGGATTTTTCTTCCCGGAGGTAAGGTTCCCGAGGTAGGAAATCTTCTCGTTCAAAAAGACTTAGCCGGTTCCTTAAAGATGATCGCCGAATCTGGAGAAAACGAATTCTACCGCGGTAAGATTGCGAACGCACTTACGACCGCGATGAAAAAGAACGGAGGTTTGCTTACTTCTCAGGATTTGGCCGGCTTTCAAGTTCTTGAAAAGAAAACGCTGCAAACGAAATACCGCGGTTATACGATTTATACGATGCCCCCGCCTTCCTCGGGAGTTCATCTTTTGACGATGCTGTCGATGGTGGAAACGAAACCTCTCCAAGAAATGTATGAGAAGGACCCCGTTTCTTATTATCATTTTATGACGGAGGTGATGCGAAGAGGTTACGCGGATCGTGCGATTCTCGGAGGGGATCCTGCGTTTACGAAAATTCCTTTGGATCGGCTTCTTTCCAAAAAATACGCGGAAGAGAAGATCGCCGATTTCGATCAACAACGAGCTTCGAGCAGCTCCTCCTTTTTAAAGACGCTCAACTTCGGAGTCGAATCTCCACAAACAACGCATATCTCCGTGATGGATAAGGACGGGAATTCCGTATCGACCACACAATCGATTAACTTTCGATTCGGCGCATCGGTCGTGATTCCCGGAACGGGGATCGTTCTCAACGATACGATGGACGACTTCAGTCGCGCTCCGGGGGAACCGAACGTTTACGGACTGATCGGTGCGGAGGCGAATTCCATTCTGCCTAAAAAAACTCCTCTCAGCAGTATGTCTCCTACGATCGTGTTTCGAGGAAAAGAACCTTTTCTCGCAACGGGCGCGCCGGGAGGTTCTTATATCGTAAACGCGGTTTTACAGTCTCTCGTTTATAACCTCGACTTTCATTTGACCTTATACGAATCCGTCGCACGCGGAAGAGTGCATCATCAATTCTTTCCCGATGCGGTCTTTATTGAAAAATCCGTGAACGAAAGAAACGTATTCGACGGTCTTTCCGCAAGAAAACACGACATCCGAATCGCTCCGAACTTTGCGAAGCTATTCTCTGTCAAAAGGGAGAACGGAACGCTCTACGGAGCTTCCGATCCACGTGGAGAAGGAGCCACAGGCGGACTTTGAAAACAAAAGAGCTGACACAGTCGCAGATCGAAGAAGTTTCGCTTGAAATTCTTTTAAGACATGCGGTCAAAGCGAAACACGGTTTGGAAAAGGAAAGTATGCGGGTCAATCCCGACGGGACTCTCGCGAGAACGCCTCATCCGGCACATCTCGGTTCCAGTCTTACCAATCATTATATCAAGACCGATTTCGCGGAACCGCAGCTCGAATACGCGACGCATCCTCGCCCTAAGATCGAAGCGAACATTAGAGAATTACAAGATTTGCATATATATACGATCCGCAAACTCGACAACGAACTCATCTGGCCTTTCAGCATGCCCCCCGTTTTGCCCGAAGACGAAAACGAGATTCCTTTGGGCCAATACGGAACCTCGGCTTCCGGAAGATGGAAGACCATCTATCGTCACGGACTCGGTCTGCGCTACGGAAGAAGAATGCAGACGATCTCCGGTGTGCATTATAACTTCTCGTTCTCGAACGTTTTTTTGAGACAGTTCTTGGGAAAAGAAGTCTCGAACTTCACAAAGGAAGAAATTTCTTCCCTGTATCTGCACGTGATCCGAAACTTCATGAGAAGGGTTCACTATTTAACGTATTTGACCGGATCGTCCGCCGTGTTCGATTCCACTTTTTTGCCGAACCCCGGAGATTTGAAGTTCGAAAAACATAAGAATTTTACGATGTATTCTCCGTATGCGACGTCCCTTCGGATGAGCGAGATCGGTTATACGAGCAAGATTCAGGACACATTAGGAATTCATTATAATTCTTTGAGCGAATACGTGGATCGTATGTGTTACGCGGTGCATACTCCGTATCCTGGTTACGTTCCGTTTTCCGAAAACAAGGACGCGCAGCTCAATCCGAATTATCTTCAGATTGAAAACGAGTTTTATTCACCGGTTCGACCGAAGCAGGTTCCGAAAGGCGACGAACGTCCGTTAGACGCTTTGCTCGATCGGGGAATCGAATACATCGAAATCCGTTCTTTGGATATCGATCCGTATTCTCCCGTGGGAGTTTGCCGTTTGAATCTCGCCTTTACGCAACTCATTCTTTTGGATTCTCTTTTGAGTCCGTCTCCTTCGATTTCGACCGAAGAAAACGCGATTCTTAAGGAGAATTTGAATTCGGTGATTTGGGAAGGAAGAAACCCGAATCTCCAAGTTGTGGTCGACGGAAAAAGAAAAAATTTCCAGACTATCGGCGCCGAGTATTCGGAATCCCTCCGGCATTACGCGAAGATTTTGGATCTTCATACGGGGAAAAGCACGTATCAGGATTCGATCGACTTTCAAATCAAAAAATGGAAAAATCCGGACAAGACACCTTCGGGAAAACTACTTGCAGAAATTCTAAAGCGCGATATCGAATTCAGAGATAAGGGGATGGAGCTTGCGAGAGAAAACAGAAGGGCTTTGTCCTATTTGGAATATTCTCCGGGAACCTTGACGAAAATGGAAAAAGAGGCGGTTCGTTCTTTCCAAGAAAAGGAACAGTTGGAAAGGGAAGAATCCCAAACCCATTATCCGACCGTTAAACTATGCAATCATTGAAATTAAAGTCGGGTGAATTTCTTTCCCCGGAGATTTATACGTTGGAAGGATTTTCCGATCTGGAAATTTCCACGCAGATCGTGATTCGGGACGCTTTGAATCGCGGTTTGGAAGTGGAAGTCCTCGATCGTAAAAATCATTTTTTACGGCTCAAAGATTCGAACGGTCTTGTTCAATACGTGAAGGAAGCTTCCAAAACCGCTTTGGACTCCTACATGTCTTTTCTCGTGATGGAAAACAAAACGATTTCAAAAATCGTACTATTAGAATCCGGTTTGGAAGTTCCCGCGGGTGATAGTTTTGCGGAAGCCGATTCCGCTCTTGTCTTTTGGCGGAAGAATTCGAACCGTAAAATGGTGGTCAAACCGGTAACTACCAATTTCGGAATCGGAATCACCATACTGGCTCCTCGCGCCTCCGAAGAGGACGTGAAGAAGGCGATTAAAATCGCATTCAATCATTCCGAATCGATCATCGTGGAAGAATTTGCGGAAGGAAACGAATATCGTTTTCTTGTGGTCGGAAACGAAACGGTCGCGGTTTGCAATCGGATTCCGGCTAACGTGATCGGGGACGGAAAACATACGATCGAACAACTCGTCTCGATTAAGAACGAGGACAAACGCAGAGGAGTGGGGCACGTTACACCTCTTGAAAAAATTCAGTTAGGCGAGACGGAACTGGATGTACTGCAACAATTCGGCTTTATGAAGGAAAGTATTCCTTCTAAGGATCAAAAAGTATTTTTAAGAAAAAATTCGAACATCAGCACGGGCGGAGATTCCATCGACGTAAGCGATCTCGCTCATCCTTATTACAAGGATCTTGCCGTGAAAGCCGCCGCTTCCGTGGGAGCTAAGATCTGCGGTGTGGATATTATCTTAAAGGATTTAGAAACAAAAGGGGAGTATCGGATTCTTGAGTTGAACTTCAACCCCGTTTTATACATTCACAATTATCCGTATGAAGGTAAAAACAGGGACGTGGGAAATAAGATTTTGGATCTTCTCGGTTTTTAAGAAGCCTTTTTGAGCTGAACGTATTTCACGATATCTCTCGATTCGTACATTCTGTGGTCCCCGTCCACAAGAAAAGGAACCTGACTTAAACCGCCGAGACGAATCACTTCCTCGCGGCCGGGGGTTCCCCGGCTCGCTTCCACGAGTTCATAGTCCTTGCCCGCGACGAGACCCATCTTCTGGAATTCGCCTCTCACATAAGCGCAGTAAGGACAAGATTGAAAGTGGTAGAGCTTCATCATGCGCTCACAATACCCACTTTCTTCTGAAGATCGCCCGTTTTTGCCATTTCGACTACGATGTCGTGCCCGCCGATGAATTCTCCGTTGATGTAGAGCTGGGGAATTGTGGGCCAGTTCGCGTAGTCCTTGATTCCTTGACGCATGGTTTCGTCGGAAAGAACGTTGAACGATCCGAATTGAATCCCCAGACTTTTTAATACGTTAGACACACCGGCGGAAAATCCGCACATCGGGGCTTCGGGGGTTCCTTTCATAAACAGAAAGACTTTGTTCGCTCCCACAAGACCTTCTATCTTTTGTTTTACTTCTTCGTTCATTCTTGTATCCTCGTTTCCAGTGCAAGCGCGTGCACTTCCTGCTTTAGTTCTTCTTTAAGAGTTTCATAGACCATTCTATGCTGCTCCAAAATGGATTTACCTTCGAATCCTTTGTAAATCACAACTGCCTTGATATGTACTCCGTCCCGATACGGATCCAAGATCGTGACCTTGGAATCGGGAAGACCGGATTCTATCTTATTTTTGATTTCATCGATTGTCATCGTTCTTTCTTTAGACTCGAATCAAAACCTTTGTCGTTCCGATCCAATCCTGGTTTTAGAATTTTGAATCCCTTTTTTGTTACAATCCGAAATTTAGTCGTGATCGCTTGTTTCCAGAGTAATTGCGTGCAACCCGCGATCGATCCAGGGTTTTAAAATCGAATAGACCATTCTATGTTGTTCCACTTTGGTTTTCTGTGCGAACTCGCTCGTGATCAAAAAAATCCGAATGTGTGTTCCTTCCGGTTTATTTTCGGGATTTCCGGCGTGACCCGAGTGTTCCGCGCTAAAATCCTCCACTTCCAAGCGGATCGGATGGAAGGCGGCGATGAGCGCGGATTCGATTTCTTCGGAGACTTTCATCGTAACGTGCGGATCAGTTTCTGATCCCGATTCCTTTTTTCAAAAGATACACGGAAAGAAGATAAAGGGCAAGCGTAGCGACCGTTATCATCGAAAGCGCGAACCAAGGTTCGATATCGCTGATTCCTAAAAAGCCGTATCGGAATGCGTTTACCATATACAAAATCGGATTGAGTTTGGAAACGTTTTGCCAGAACGGAGGAAGCATCTGGATCGAATAGAAAACCCCGCCAAGATACGTCAGCGGAGTAAGAATAAACGTAGGAATGATCGTAACGTCGTCGAACTTCTTCGCATACAACGCGTTTAAAAATCCGCCCAGGGAAAAAAGAAGGGAACTCAAAACCACGGTTGCAATCAACATCGGAAAGTGAAAGACTTCCAGCTCGGTAAAAAAAAGAGAAATCGCGATCACTAGAATTCCCACCAAAATACCGCGGATCACGCCACCAATCGTATAACCCAAAACGATGAGAGAAGGCGGAGTCGGAGAAACCAAAAGTTCCTCGATGTTTCTCTGAAACTTCGCCCCGAAAAACGAAGATACGACGTTGTTATACGAATTGATGATTACGGACATCATCACAAGTCCCGGAACGATGAATTGAATGTAGGTATGATCGCCTATGTTTCCGATCTGCGAGCCGACCAACTTTCCGAAGATGATAAAGTAAAGAGTGATCGTGATTCCGGGAGGAATCAGCGTCTGGACCCAAATGCGGAGGATTCGGACGGTTTCCTTGTTTACGATCGTTTTGAACGCGTTGTATTTTTCTAAGAAGTTCATCCTTTTTTCTCCACAAGTTTGAGAAAGAGTTCTTCCAATCGGTTCGACTTGTTTCTCATGCTGCTGATCTTGATTCTGTTCCGTTCGAGAAGCTGGAACAAATCGTTTAACGAAGCGTCTCCGTAGATCGAAGCTTCTAGAGTCGTGTCGTCGATCTGTTTGAGTTCCACTCCGGGAACCGGTTTGTGAGAATTTAGATGACCCGTAAAATCCAGGATAAACGTTTCATGATCGAGTTTTTGCAGAAGATCCTTCATCGAAGTGTTCTCCACGATTTTTCCCTGGTCGATGATCGCGATGTTTCTGCACAGACTCTCCGCTTCTTCCAAATAGTGAGTCGTGAGAATGACGGTGATTCCCGAAGCGTTCAGCTTTTGCAGAAATTCCCAGAGAGATCTCCGGAGTTCTATATCGACGCCTGCGGTAGGTTCATCCAAGATCAGAATCTTCGGATTGTGAATGAGCGCTCTTGCGATCATCAGCCTTCGTTTCATACCGCCGGAAAGACGACCGGCTGCTTCGTTTCTTTTTTCGTAGAGTCCGAGCTGTTGTAAATATTCCCCGGCGCGTTCCGCGGCGAGTTTGCGGTCCATTCCGTAATAACCGCCCTGGTTCATTACGATCTGTTCCACCTTTTCAAAGATGTTGAAGTTGAATTCCTGCGGAACGATTCCGATATACGATTTCGCTTTAGCAAGATCCGTATCGATGTCCGCGTCCAGGATTTTGACGCTGCCGGAGGTTTTGTTCACAAGCGAGCTGAGAATTCCGATCGTCGTCGACTTTCCCGCACCGTTCGGACCGAGAAGTGCGAAAAAATCCCCGTTCTCCACGTTTAGACTGATTCCTTTGAGGGCTTGTACTCCGCCCGTATAGGTTTTGACTAAGTTCTCAATTTGCAGGGCAAATTTCATAAAGTTTGAATGTTCCCACCGTTTTTATGTTTGTAAAAGTTCGTTCGCTTTTCTTGCCGCGTTCCGCGCGATTTCGGGTAACGCGGGATGTATGTAGATCATTTTCAAAAGATCGTCGAGTGTGCCGCCCATCGTCATCAAAAGAATAAAAAGATGAATTACGTTCGAAGCCTCGTCTCCGATCGCGTGCGCTCCGAGAACCTTTCTCGTTTTTTTCTCCACAAGGATTTTGATAAAGCCGCTGTCGGAAAGCCGCGCCATCCCGGTCGCGCTCGAACTGTACGGATTTTTCGCGGCGATAAAATCGATTCCTTCTTTTTTGAGCTGCTCTTCGGTTTTGCCGACTTTTGCGACCTGAGGATGCGTAAAGACCGCGTGAGGAACGGGGGGAAACTCGATCGGGGACCGTTTCTTTTCCTGATACAAGGTTCTAAATAGAAATTCTCCCTCGAAGTTCACCGAATGTCTGTAAAAGTGTTTTCCTGTGATGTCTCCGAGCGCATAAACTCCGGTCGCGGTCGTTTCCAAATATTCGTTTACTTGAATATAGCCGTTTGCGTCGGTTTGAATGTTCGTATTCCCCAAATCCAGAAGGTCTGTGTTCGGACGGATTCCGGTCGCAACCAGAAGGGCTTCCGCCGCGAGTTGAATCGGTTTTCCGTGTGCAAGAACTTCCAGGTGGAACATATTTTTATTATATTCCACTTTTTGAACGTTGCTGTGGAGAAGAACTCTCTGTTCTTTCGAAAAGACGCGTTCGAATTCGTCGACTACGTCACCGTCTTCGTTTCCCAGCATTCGATTGCGGACGAGAAATGTGACGTCGCTTCCGAATGCGGAATACGCGAAACCCAGCTCCAACGCGATAAAGCCACCTCCGATCACGATCATGGATTTCGGAAGGTCGGTTCTGCGAAGCGCTTCGCGGCTTGTCATATACGGAGTTCCTTCCAAACCGGGAATATTCGGAATGATCGGTCTGGCACCGGAAGCGATAAAAATTCTCTCCGCAGTAAGTTGTTCTCCGTTTACGGTCACGACCTTATCGGAAAGAAACGTTGCGGTTCCTTGAATGTACGTGATGTTCGGATTCTTTTCATACGCGGGAAGAATGGAAGCCGATTCGTCGTCGACGGTTTTAGAAATCCGTTCCACGAGAGTTTTAAAATCCACTTGCGGTTTGCCCGGAAACGTGATCTGAAACTTCTCCGAATTTTTAGTCAAAGAAAGAATTTCGGCGGGATAGATGAGCATCTTGGAAGGAATACATCCCCGGTTCAAACAAGTTCCGCCCGGACTTTCCTTTTCGATCACGGCCACCTTGTAACCGATCTTA of Leptospira sanjuanensis contains these proteins:
- a CDS encoding ABC transporter permease, with translation MNFLEKYNAFKTIVNKETVRILRIWVQTLIPPGITITLYFIIFGKLVGSQIGNIGDHTYIQFIVPGLVMMSVIINSYNNVVSSFFGAKFQRNIEELLVSPTPPSLIVLGYTIGGVIRGILVGILVIAISLFFTELEVFHFPMLIATVVLSSLLFSLGGFLNALYAKKFDDVTIIPTFILTPLTYLGGVFYSIQMLPPFWQNVSKLNPILYMVNAFRYGFLGISDIEPWFALSMITVATLALYLLSVYLLKKGIGIRN
- a CDS encoding ABC transporter ATP-binding protein; the protein is MKFALQIENLVKTYTGGVQALKGISLNVENGDFFALLGPNGAGKSTTIGILSSLVNKTSGSVKILDADIDTDLAKAKSYIGIVPQEFNFNIFEKVEQIVMNQGGYYGMDRKLAAERAGEYLQQLGLYEKRNEAAGRLSGGMKRRLMIARALIHNPKILILDEPTAGVDIELRRSLWEFLQKLNASGITVILTTHYLEEAESLCRNIAIIDQGKIVENTSMKDLLQKLDHETFILDFTGHLNSHKPVPGVELKQIDDTTLEASIYGDASLNDLFQLLERNRIKISSMRNKSNRLEELFLKLVEKKG
- a CDS encoding dihydrolipoyl dehydrogenase yields the protein MKEYDIIVIGTGGGTKLVTPPSKIGYKVAVIEKESPGGTCLNRGCIPSKMLIYPAEILSLTKNSEKFQITFPGKPQVDFKTLVERISKTVDDESASILPAYEKNPNITYIQGTATFLSDKVVTVNGEQLTAERIFIASGARPIIPNIPGLEGTPYMTSREALRRTDLPKSMIVIGGGFIALELGFAYSAFGSDVTFLVRNRMLGNEDGDVVDEFERVFSKEQRVLLHSNVQKVEYNKNMFHLEVLAHGKPIQLAAEALLVATGIRPNTDLLDLGNTNIQTDANGYIQVNEYLETTATGVYALGDITGKHFYRHSVNFEGEFLFRTLYQEKKRSPIEFPPVPHAVFTHPQVAKVGKTEEQLKKEGIDFIAAKNPYSSSATGMARLSDSGFIKILVEKKTRKVLGAHAIGDEASNVIHLFILLMTMGGTLDDLLKMIYIHPALPEIARNAARKANELLQT